The following coding sequences are from one Pseudomonas mendocina window:
- a CDS encoding DUF4238 domain-containing protein, whose amino-acid sequence MATNKNQHFVPRCYLRPFTVDGKNTAINLFNIDRELFIPNAPVKNQCSRDYFYGQDDQLEQAIQTLEGAYASTSKEVLANIGQEPTDEQKDILRMFWLFQYLRTEAAAKRSLDSSSAMIDSVEAAHLGYKIELKEAVRIAMKIFATAMHKVHDLKVCLIHNKSKTPLITSDDPAILTNRWHFLNPQRAGLSFGLERSGTLALLPLSPEVYFVAYDADVYSLSLKKGWIATKNDSDIDSLNQHQYLNCRANIFIKSPDNLESIATGFKHVVSRRIPCRHVITHSVLDKVVDGYKHFVVVDAETAKKHEESIIHTQSVHPQPKSWPMFLGWRNGGTVYTNGTAVGYVRKAIADSHLSGPVFYKQKAFNR is encoded by the coding sequence ATGGCAACTAATAAAAATCAGCACTTCGTGCCCCGGTGCTACCTGCGCCCATTTACAGTTGATGGCAAAAATACTGCCATCAATCTCTTCAACATAGACAGAGAACTATTCATCCCCAACGCCCCTGTAAAAAATCAATGTTCCAGGGATTATTTTTACGGTCAGGACGACCAACTGGAGCAAGCAATCCAAACGTTGGAGGGAGCCTACGCCTCAACATCCAAGGAAGTCCTTGCCAATATCGGGCAAGAGCCTACCGACGAACAGAAAGACATTCTTAGGATGTTCTGGTTATTTCAGTACCTTCGCACAGAGGCGGCAGCTAAGCGCTCGCTAGATTCTTCTAGCGCGATGATAGATAGCGTAGAAGCAGCCCACCTAGGCTACAAAATAGAGCTTAAGGAGGCTGTGCGAATTGCAATGAAGATCTTCGCAACTGCAATGCATAAGGTGCACGACCTCAAAGTTTGCTTGATCCACAACAAGAGTAAGACACCGCTCATAACATCGGACGACCCTGCGATTCTCACTAATCGATGGCACTTCCTCAACCCACAGAGAGCTGGCCTCTCGTTTGGGCTTGAGCGATCCGGAACATTAGCTTTATTGCCACTTAGCCCAGAGGTCTACTTCGTTGCATACGATGCTGACGTATATAGCTTGTCATTGAAAAAGGGCTGGATTGCAACCAAAAACGATAGCGACATCGACAGCTTAAACCAGCATCAGTATTTAAATTGCCGCGCCAATATATTCATCAAGTCACCCGATAACTTAGAAAGCATTGCGACAGGCTTCAAGCATGTTGTCAGCCGACGAATCCCATGCCGCCACGTAATAACACACTCTGTTTTGGATAAAGTAGTAGATGGCTATAAGCATTTTGTGGTTGTAGATGCTGAAACAGCAAAAAAACATGAAGAATCAATTATTCACACTCAGTCCGTACATCCTCAGCCGAAGTCATGGCCGATGTTCTTGGGCTGGAGAAATGGCGGCACCGTATATACCAATGGCACAGCTGTCGGCTATGTGAGAAAGGCAATAGCAGACAGCCATCTCTCAGGGCCTGTTTTTTATAAACAAAAAGCGTTTAACCGATAG
- the lysC gene encoding Rz1-like lysis system protein LysC (LysC is an Rz1-like component of a phage lytic system, substantially overlapping although not fully embedded in the gene for the Rz-like LysB component.) — MSAPPLPEQTLTVLGCPVVTPCSLLPAAPQNNEGLSDDNDYLAAAWAECAAQVDAVYQYQQQQPRADP; from the coding sequence ATGAGCGCCCCGCCCTTACCGGAGCAGACGCTTACCGTGCTTGGCTGTCCCGTCGTAACGCCCTGCAGCCTGCTGCCAGCGGCGCCACAGAATAACGAAGGCCTAAGCGACGACAACGACTACCTGGCCGCCGCCTGGGCCGAATGCGCCGCCCAGGTCGACGCCGTCTACCAGTACCAGCAACAGCAGCCGAGGGCTGACCCGTGA
- a CDS encoding NYN domain-containing protein, translating into MQQKRIALLIDCDNVSHNAISGVLDELAKYGMVNVRHAHGDWKSDHLNGWVEKLHPSAIRPMQQFAYTKGKNATDSAMIIDAMDLLYSKNVDAFALMTSDSDFTPPGTTPAGKRLPCLWLR; encoded by the coding sequence ATGCAACAAAAACGTATCGCGCTACTGATCGACTGCGACAACGTCAGCCACAACGCCATTTCTGGCGTGCTGGACGAGCTGGCCAAGTATGGAATGGTGAACGTCCGCCATGCCCACGGGGACTGGAAAAGCGACCACCTCAATGGCTGGGTAGAAAAACTCCACCCCAGTGCTATCCGCCCCATGCAGCAGTTCGCCTACACCAAGGGCAAGAACGCCACCGACTCCGCCATGATCATCGACGCCATGGATCTGCTCTACAGCAAGAACGTCGATGCCTTCGCTCTCATGACCAGCGACAGCGACTTCACCCCCCCTGGTACTACGCCTGCAGGAAAGCGGCTTCCCTGTTTATGGCTTCGGTGA
- a CDS encoding phage tail protein — translation MNKPNSLRDHLLAAYPKLAQNPERLLVFIDQGNIRSTAAPGLSFEYRYTLNIIITDYAGHPDNIAIPLLAWLRRNQPDLLENLERGKDAIAFEADILANDLVDLSITLPLTERVIVKRLPDDSLEVTHPPEPDFGL, via the coding sequence GTGAACAAACCCAACAGCCTGCGCGACCACCTGCTCGCTGCTTACCCAAAACTTGCGCAGAACCCCGAGCGGCTGCTCGTCTTCATCGACCAGGGCAACATCCGCTCCACCGCCGCGCCGGGGCTTTCGTTCGAATATCGCTACACCCTCAACATCATCATCACCGACTACGCCGGCCACCCCGACAACATCGCCATCCCGCTGCTGGCATGGCTACGACGCAACCAGCCCGACCTGCTCGAAAACTTGGAGAGAGGCAAAGACGCCATCGCCTTCGAGGCCGACATCCTCGCTAACGACCTGGTAGACCTCTCCATCACGCTGCCGCTGACCGAGCGCGTCATCGTCAAACGCCTGCCAGACGATAGCCTCGAAGTCACCCACCCGCCCGAGCCGGATTTCGGGCTATGA
- a CDS encoding phage virion morphogenesis protein — translation MTDNLAALEDWAGVLLAKLSPAERRKLTTRIGRDLRRNQQQRIATQRNPDGTPYAPRKAKALRGKRGRIKRQMFTRLRQAKNLRLQSTADSIAIAFTGRIARIAKVHQRGLRDRPARGQAEVQYAKRELLGFSSADLEMIRDGLLDHLAR, via the coding sequence ATGACCGACAACCTCGCAGCCCTGGAAGACTGGGCCGGCGTCCTGCTGGCCAAGCTCAGCCCTGCCGAGCGGCGCAAGCTCACCACTCGCATCGGCCGCGACCTGCGCCGCAACCAACAGCAGCGCATCGCCACCCAGCGCAACCCGGACGGCACCCCCTACGCCCCGCGCAAGGCCAAGGCATTGCGCGGCAAGCGAGGGCGCATCAAACGCCAGATGTTCACCCGCCTACGCCAGGCCAAAAACCTGCGCCTGCAAAGCACCGCGGACTCCATCGCCATCGCCTTCACCGGGCGCATCGCCCGCATCGCCAAGGTTCACCAGCGCGGCCTACGTGACCGCCCAGCCCGTGGCCAGGCCGAAGTGCAGTACGCCAAGCGCGAGCTGCTCGGTTTCAGCAGCGCCGATCTGGAAATGATCCGCGACGGCCTACTCGATCACCTCGCCCGCTGA
- a CDS encoding OST-HTH/LOTUS domain-containing protein, producing the protein MVRLLRTAADRTAGDDGWSHLSKVGEYIHNNSSFSVVNYGYQKLGDLIRASELFDINMRYDGTAMFIRDQRKQAPAAQPAESETA; encoded by the coding sequence ATGGTTCGACTACTCCGCACCGCGGCAGATCGCACGGCCGGCGACGATGGCTGGTCCCACCTGAGCAAGGTCGGGGAATACATCCACAACAACAGCTCCTTCTCAGTGGTCAACTACGGTTACCAGAAACTGGGCGACCTCATCCGCGCATCCGAGTTGTTCGACATCAACATGCGCTACGACGGTACGGCCATGTTTATCCGTGACCAACGCAAGCAGGCGCCTGCCGCGCAGCCAGCAGAATCAGAAACGGCTTGA
- a CDS encoding N-acetylmuramidase family protein, translated as MNKPTTLAHGSKGQVVIALQKALNANGADLLVDGDFGDITEKAVRAYQLKKGLVVDGRAGEKTLAALAGADCTKLLSNATLVAAAARLGVELATVYAVNEVESAGAGFLANGKPKALFERHVMHARLSLVRNKGDDAAALVAHADQLALTYPNLVSRKPGGYAGGTAEHQRIAQARMLDALCADESASWGAFQIMGYHATRLGYASVAEFVRLMSQDENQQFEAFVRFIEKDPILHKALKAKKWAAFAERYNGPAYARNLYDVKLERAYQRHADCGCGQKVAA; from the coding sequence AACGGTGCCGATCTGCTGGTCGACGGCGACTTCGGCGACATAACCGAGAAAGCCGTCCGCGCCTACCAGCTCAAGAAAGGCCTTGTAGTCGACGGCCGCGCCGGCGAGAAGACCCTCGCCGCCCTGGCCGGCGCCGACTGCACCAAGCTGCTCAGCAACGCCACCCTAGTGGCCGCCGCTGCGCGCCTCGGCGTCGAGCTGGCCACCGTCTATGCCGTCAACGAAGTCGAGAGCGCCGGCGCTGGCTTCCTGGCCAACGGCAAGCCCAAGGCCCTGTTCGAGCGTCACGTCATGCACGCTCGCCTGTCCCTGGTGCGCAACAAAGGCGACGACGCAGCCGCCCTGGTCGCCCATGCCGATCAACTGGCCCTCACCTACCCCAACCTCGTCAGCCGCAAGCCGGGCGGCTACGCCGGCGGAACCGCCGAACACCAGCGCATCGCACAGGCCCGCATGCTCGACGCCCTCTGCGCTGACGAGTCGGCAAGCTGGGGCGCCTTCCAGATCATGGGCTACCACGCCACGCGACTCGGCTATGCCAGCGTCGCCGAGTTCGTGCGCCTCATGAGCCAGGACGAAAACCAGCAGTTCGAGGCCTTCGTCCGCTTCATCGAGAAAGACCCCATCCTGCACAAAGCCCTCAAGGCCAAGAAATGGGCAGCCTTCGCCGAGCGCTACAACGGCCCGGCCTACGCCCGCAACCTCTACGACGTGAAACTCGAACGCGCCTACCAGCGGCACGCTGACTGCGGTTGTGGGCAGAAGGTGGCGGCGTGA
- a CDS encoding DUF2570 domain-containing protein has product MTTLRQSLYGLALLGALGLLLWGTYQQSQAASARAERDGQLIDQLKQRSARQAASIVRLGGELAALRIAQQGMQTAQADVRQQHAASQIQKQEIRRNDPSFSDWGRQPLPDAARRLHERPALTGADAYRAWLSRRNALQPAASGATE; this is encoded by the coding sequence ATGACCACCCTCCGCCAATCCCTCTACGGCCTGGCCCTGCTCGGCGCCCTTGGCCTGCTGCTCTGGGGCACCTACCAGCAGAGCCAGGCCGCATCGGCACGCGCAGAGCGCGACGGCCAGCTTATCGACCAACTCAAGCAGCGCAGCGCCCGCCAGGCTGCCAGCATCGTCCGCCTCGGCGGCGAGCTGGCCGCCCTGCGCATCGCCCAGCAAGGCATGCAAACGGCACAGGCCGACGTGCGCCAACAGCATGCCGCCAGCCAGATCCAGAAACAGGAGATACGCCGCAATGACCCGAGTTTTAGTGATTGGGGGCGGCAGCCTCTGCCTGATGCTGCTCGCCGGCTGCATGAGCGCCCCGCCCTTACCGGAGCAGACGCTTACCGTGCTTGGCTGTCCCGTCGTAACGCCCTGCAGCCTGCTGCCAGCGGCGCCACAGAATAA